The nucleotide sequence TGTGGAAGGTGAACGAGAAAAACTGTTACGTTTGGAAGAAATTCTTCATGAGCGGGTGATTGGTCAAGAGGAGGCTGTTCAGCTCGTCGCAGATGCTGTTATTCGAGCTCGAGCAGGCATCAAGGACCCAAACCGCCCAATCGGTTCTTTCTTGTTTCTTGGGCCGACAGGGGTCGGAAAAACAGAGCTTGCAAAAACGTTAGCAGCTTCACTATTTGATAGCGAAGAACAAATGGTACGAATTGATATGAGTGAATATAGGGAAAAGCATGCTGTCAGTCGACTTATTGGTGCTCCTCCAGGCTATGTAGGTTATGAAGAAGGTGGTCAGCTCACAGAAACAGTAAGACGTAAGCCATACTCTGTTGTGTTACTTGATGAAATTGAAAAAGCGCATCCAGAAGTATTTAATATTTTATTGCAGGCGCTTGATGATGGCCGAATTACAGATTCAAAAGGTCATGTGATTGATTTTAAAAATACCGTTATCATTATGACGTCGAATATTGGTTCGCAAAACTTGTTAGATGGTTTGAATGAAAGTGGAGAGATTACAGAAAGTGCTCGGGATGCAGTTTTTAGCCAATTACGAGCTCATTTCCGCCCGGAGTTTTTAAATCGAGTAGATGACACTATTTTATTCAAGCCGTTAACGAAGCAGGAACTTAAAGGTATTGTGGATAAGCTGACACAAGACTTACAGCATCGTTTAAGTGACCGCCAAATGACACTCAGCCTTACAGAAGAGGCAAAAGTGTTGCTTGCTGAAGAAGGGTTCGATCCTGTATATGGCGCTCGTCCGCTAAAGCGATATATTCAGCGTAAGCTCGAAACACAAATTGCCCGCCGAATTATTGCTGGTGAAATTATCGAGGGCTCCCATATAACCGTGGATGTTGAAGGTGATGAAATTACTTATCAAGTATCATAGTGGTATAGAACGTTCCGATGCTTACGGAACGTTTTTCTTTTTTACTGAAAAATACTTCAATAACAGTTTTTTTCATCATATAATTAAAGGAGGTCGACTATTGAAAGCCAACCTCTTAGTGTCCGCCGCCACTTCCTGCAACGAATGTCATAACAATAGCTCCGATGGCAAGCAGTAGTAAAATAACATTTACAAGTTTCTTTCCTGAATCCTTCTGACCTAGCTGTTTAAAAATAAATAGAAGGCTCACTGCAATTGCTCCGAAAATTAGCCCGCCAATTTGATGTGAAACATGTTCACCACTAGCGACTGCAACGATAAACCACAATGCATATGAAGCAGCTATCCCTATTCCAAGCTTGGTGAGGAAAGGTTGGACTGGTAACTCCATTGTTTTGGAAGATTTCATTTTTTTACTCCTTTCACTGTACAAGAATAAGAAAAGGCTGACTCAAGGAGCAAAAGAAATGCTAACAACCCCTGTGAGTCAACCTCTTGTAAGCGAGAAGAGGATTTATGCCTCTTCTGAAAGCACGCCGTCGCCTACAACTGCAACGACTAACGTAAAGACAACAGCAGCTGTTGTTCCTACTACAATGTTAAAGTGGCCACCTTGCATGCTTGAAACAACATAAGTAACCATTTGGCTCAATAAGAAAGACCAAAAGAAAGTCCAGAAATAACGCATTGTCTATTCACCTCGATTACCACACTTTTTAACCCAATCTTACCACAAGCGCTTACAAAATAGAATGAAAAATTTAGCTTCTTAAAAAAGGATAGATACATGCACTGAAAGAACATATATTGTAAACGCTATCAAATGTTCTTATTCTTCTTTTTCTTTTTTAACGAATTAACATGAAGGTTGTATGGAGTTTATAATTTTTAGTGAAAATAGGATTAGAGTGTACGAGGAAAAAGTTTGAAGAGGGGAGAGAAAAGGTATAATGAATGAAAAATGGGAGGAATTGAAAGCACTGCTTGAGCAAGAGGAGGAGAATTTAACAGATTACGGGAAGAAAACAATCGAATTATTGATGAAAGAGTTTGATTCTCCGTTTGATGCAGTTACAGATGTTTAAATTAGGCAAACCCCCTTGCTTATTTATATTCCAAGCATACATTATAAGTATTACTACTTTAAATGATTAAGGCGAGGGAGAAAAAATGGATTTGAAAAAAGAGATCTTCTCTTTCGGAGGGCAATGGAATGTTGTCCATCTGCCGGAGAAACCAAATGGATTTGCTATTATGCTTATCGGGGATACAAATCATTATGTTGATGAGCAGACAAGTTTGTGGCTGCAAAACCCTGAGCGCCTACAGTTAATCAATCAACTCGTGCAGCAGGGTTATACAATTTTTTATTCTCATCTCTATGGAAGACACTGGGGAAGCGATAAGACTGTTGAATTTCTTAAGCAATTGTATGCTTATATGATTCGTAAGGAAATATTAAATCCTCGAGTGCACCTTCTAGCTGAAGGGATGGGAGCACTTACCGCATTGAAAATGATGGAAAGGATACCAGAGTGGATTCGAAGTGCAGCATTTCTAAGCCCGTGTATTGATTTGAAACAATATTTTTCTAGTGAAAAGAAAAATCGTGTTTTTTATAAAAAGCTTCAAAAGGAACTTGCTGAAAGCTATGAAGTTCCCGAGGAAAAAGTAGCTTCACACATTATTGAGCCATTTTCAATTAAAGATTTCCACAATACGATTCCATTGAAAATATGGCATTCGACAAATCGAACAGCATACCCTGTGTTAGAGCATAGCCGACCATATGAAGCACACCGTGAAGTAATCAATGCACCTATTTCTCTGTCCATCCACTTATTTGAAAAGCGATTCACTATCTATGATGCGATTGGCCGATTTTATCATATTCATGAAAAAAACCTATAGCTTCCTTCTCACTATTGAGGAGGAAGTTTTATTTTTCTTGTTTGTTTCTCGGACTACTAAACACTATTCTTGCATATTGTACACAGGAGGAGGGGTAGTGTGGAAAAATTAGCCGTCATTCATCCGTTAAGCTATATTGGCTATGGAGTGTGTCGTTATTTCGTTGAAAAAGGAGTGGAAGTAAATGCTTACTTCACATCTTCTGAGCTTTCAGAACGAGAAGAGTGGATGTTAATGGACTTTGAACGGAATGCTCTCTTTAGACGTGTCGAACAGGAGAGACAAGCTGAACAGCTACAAGGAAAATGTCTCATTTATTGTCTTGTTGATAATCCAGCGAGTCATAATGATGTGCAAAAGTGGTGGAGTAAATGTGCAAAAGCTCGCTCGAAATTTATCTTATTATCAAGTTATGAAGTGTTTGGGGATCATCAAAAGGTTGTTGATGAAGATACCCTACCTGAACCGACAAGTCAATTTGGTCAACAAATTCTTTCAATAGAAGAGGGTCTCCAATCGACAGAGGCATTAGAGTGGTTAATTATTCGTATTCCCAAGCTTATTGGTGAGTGGAATGATGAGCAAATGCTAAGGGAATCAAATGATGCTTTATATATTTTAGATGCCGCCCAAGGGATAAAGGAAATTATGGATAAATCATATTCTAATGAAGTCGTTCACTTAACAAATAGTCAGTTTGAAAATCGGCGGGCACTTTCCTTGAAATATACCTACTCACCAAACATCACAATAGACCAAGCCATAAAAAAACAAAAAGAACACATTAGAAAACAACAAAAACTTTTCTAATAAATGCTTATTCTTTAACAACTGAACCGTATTTTTCCTTTCCTTTATACTTTCAAAAAGGTAGAATACGATTAGACAAAGATCAGATGAGCATTGTTCGGTAAGGGGGAAGGGGAATGAAAGCTGTACAATCTTTTCTTGCAATAATTCTTATTGTAACGACAGTTCTTATAACGGGTTGTTCGCAAGCGCAGATGAATATAGATGCTCCAAAGGTTGGGCTACTAGTGCCTGAAACAATCAATGATCCTGTATGGGGAAGTAAAGGGTATAAAGGGCTTCTAAAAATTCAATCCGACTTAGGAGCGGAAGTATTTTATAAGGAAAATGTTGAAACAGTTGCGATGGCAGAAGAAGCGATTAAAGAATTTCAAGACAAAGGTGTCGAGCTTGTATTTGGGCATGGGAATGAATATGAGCCGATCTTTATGCAATTAGATAAGAAGTTTCCAGATCTTCATTTTGTATATTTTAATGGAACTGAAACATCTGATAACATTACAAGTGTCCAGTTCAATGCCTATGCGATGGGCTTCTTTGGCGGAATGGTTGCAGGAAAGATGACGAAGAGTGACCGTGTTGGGGTAATTGCAGCCTATGGATGGCAGCCAGAAGTTAAAGGATTTCGAGATGGCGCAGAATATGAAAATAAAGATGTTAACGTTTCGATCCATTATACCGAGAATTGGGATGATAAAGAGAACGCATTAAAACATCTAGATGAAATGCTCGTTGATGGAGTGGATGTTTTCTATCCTGCTGGGGATTTATATAATATTCCGGTCATTAAGCGTGTGAAAGAAGAAGGCTTATATGCGATTGGCTTTATTTCAGAGCAATCTGACCTTGGGGAAGCAACTGTACTGACAAGTACGGTACAGCATGTTAGTGATGTATATAAAATTCTTGCTGAAGATTATATGAAAGGTGAATTAAAATCAGGTGTTGTAACTCTGGACTTCCAAGAAGACGCTATTTCGATGGGAAAATTTAGTCCTGAGGTACCTAAATCTTATAAAGCTGAATTGAAACAACAAATTGAAAAATATCGAGAAACCGGTAAGCTTCCAAATGAAAATTGAAAAAAACTTGATTTTAAAAAAGAAGATTTAGTATTTTATAAGAGAAAGAAGTAGATAGCTGTTGATTAGAAAAATAATTGACAGTTGCGTATAATTATAAGAGTAAATAGGGGAATTTGAGGTGAAAATAATGAACCAACAAGATTTAAATATGAAGTTTATGCAAATTGCGATGAACCATTTACCAGAAGCAAAAGCGATGCTTGATCAAAAAGGGATCGAGGTAAATATGGAGAATTTACAGCCAATGCTAGAGATGCTCATGAAAGTAATGACAGAAGCATATGAGCTTGGCAGAGAAGAAGCAATTCAAGAAAAAGAGGAATAAATAGAGAAGAAGCAGAAAAGGAATAATGAACCCTTTTCTGCTTTTTTAATTATATAGGGGAAAAAGGATAGTAGGTGATGCATCAGTCGCTTGATTCAGAGTGATTTTTCATATAAAATTAGCACCAAGTCATAATAATTGATCATAATTATAAAAAGGAGTTGCTGACATGAATGCAGGTATTCTCGGGATGGGGCGTTATTTACCTGAACGTGTAGTGAAAAATGAAGAGCTTGAGCAAATGATGGAAACAAGTGATGAATGGATTCGAACTCGAACAGGGATCGCGGAAAGACGCATCGCTTCAGATGATATTGGTACAGCAGATATGGCTTTCTACGCGGCAGAAGAAGCCTTGAAAAATGCTAATATCAAAGCTGAAGAAATCGATATGATTTTAGTTGCAACCGTAACGCCTGATAATCCCTTTCCTGCAGCCGCTTGCTATGTCCAAGAACGATTAGGTGCATATCAAGCAGCAGCAATGGATTTAAGTGCAGCATGTGCTGGCTTTATGTATGGTATTGTTACTGCAAAGCAATTTATTGACACTGGTACATACAAAAACGTGCTTGTAATCGGCTCTGAGAAGCTTTCAAATATTGTGGATTGGAAAGATCGAAACACAGCTGTTTTATTTGGAGATGGAGCAGGGGCTGCTGTAGTTGGACCTGTTTCACACGGAAGAGGTATCCTTTCCTTTGAGCTAGGTGCAGA is from Bacillus tianshenii and encodes:
- a CDS encoding beta-ketoacyl-ACP synthase III, with protein sequence MNAGILGMGRYLPERVVKNEELEQMMETSDEWIRTRTGIAERRIASDDIGTADMAFYAAEEALKNANIKAEEIDMILVATVTPDNPFPAAACYVQERLGAYQAAAMDLSAACAGFMYGIVTAKQFIDTGTYKNVLVIGSEKLSNIVDWKDRNTAVLFGDGAGAAVVGPVSHGRGILSFELGADGRGADFLYQDEHVMMKGREVFKFAVRQMGESAISVIEKAGLTKEDVNFLIPHQANIRIMEAARQRLELPEEKMAKTVTKYGNTSSSSIPIGLVEELENGKIKDDDVLVMVGFGGGLTWGAIVLRWGR
- a CDS encoding YjzD family protein, encoding MRYFWTFFWSFLLSQMVTYVVSSMQGGHFNIVVGTTAAVVFTLVVAVVGDGVLSEEA
- a CDS encoding alpha/beta hydrolase, which translates into the protein MDLKKEIFSFGGQWNVVHLPEKPNGFAIMLIGDTNHYVDEQTSLWLQNPERLQLINQLVQQGYTIFYSHLYGRHWGSDKTVEFLKQLYAYMIRKEILNPRVHLLAEGMGALTALKMMERIPEWIRSAAFLSPCIDLKQYFSSEKKNRVFYKKLQKELAESYEVPEEKVASHIIEPFSIKDFHNTIPLKIWHSTNRTAYPVLEHSRPYEAHREVINAPISLSIHLFEKRFTIYDAIGRFYHIHEKNL
- a CDS encoding BMP family ABC transporter substrate-binding protein, giving the protein MKAVQSFLAIILIVTTVLITGCSQAQMNIDAPKVGLLVPETINDPVWGSKGYKGLLKIQSDLGAEVFYKENVETVAMAEEAIKEFQDKGVELVFGHGNEYEPIFMQLDKKFPDLHFVYFNGTETSDNITSVQFNAYAMGFFGGMVAGKMTKSDRVGVIAAYGWQPEVKGFRDGAEYENKDVNVSIHYTENWDDKENALKHLDEMLVDGVDVFYPAGDLYNIPVIKRVKEEGLYAIGFISEQSDLGEATVLTSTVQHVSDVYKILAEDYMKGELKSGVVTLDFQEDAISMGKFSPEVPKSYKAELKQQIEKYRETGKLPNEN
- a CDS encoding ComZ family protein, with protein sequence MNQQDLNMKFMQIAMNHLPEAKAMLDQKGIEVNMENLQPMLEMLMKVMTEAYELGREEAIQEKEE